CAAGGCGAGGAGCTGCTGTGCAATGACTGCTACTGCAGCGAGTTCTCCTCCAAATGCGTTGCGTGTGAGAAGACAGTCATGCCAGGTAGGAGCGGGCAGACTCGAGCACTGCAGTTTGTTCCTGGTCCCAGCGGCATTGGCCAGCTGCAGGATCCAACACTAGGGCAGCAGGGAAAAGAGCTGAATTTCTGCTCTCCTGCCACGTTGTTACTGCATAGAGTGGGCCGGGCACTTTGCTTGTCTGGCAAGACAGCAGGATCCCGAGCTGTgatccccacagcagccctgtcTGTTCCCCATTTTCATGGGGAAGTGAGCTGGGGAGGAGATAACAAAGGGTTCCCTGGGCATTTTCTGGTGTGTGCTGACAAGAAGAGAAGGAATGACTGAAGGTGCATGAGCGTCTCTGTAGATGGCCTGAGGCAAAAGAGTGTGTTTGCTTGGCCGTTCTGGCACCATCTTCAGATGTAGGTTCTAACAGAcgtctctgctgcagcctgtgtgCCGGTGCTGTGAGCATGTTCCTGCAGCCCTCCCCTTGCCGGTGTGTGGTGGGCCTGGGGCCTCCACTCTCCAGCTGCCTGCGGTCTTGTGCTGCCAGGATGAGGGCAGACACCGAGCCGGGCGTGTAGGACCACAGTTTGTTCTGCACAGCCTCCCGTGTCccctgtgtgtgcatgtgctgcTCCCTCCTGTCAGTGTGAATGGCTCTCTCTGCAGGATCCCGTAAGCTGGAGTACAACGGACAAACCTGGCATGAGCATTGCTTCAtatgcagcagctgccagcagcccatTGGGTCGCGATCCTTCATCCCAGACAAGAAGGATTATTACTGTGTTCCCTGTTACGAGAGCAAGTTCGCTCCTCGCTGCACTCGTTGCAAAAAGGTATGTCTGGCCTGACAGCCCAAAGCCCCTGAGCTCCCTGGTCCAGGGACATGTTCCCTGCTCCTGTCTGAGCCTCACCAGAGACGGGTTCGGGTGCCAGCACCCTGGCTAGCCTCTGGCCCTGCACTGCGGCCTGTTCCTGCATGGCCGTGTGTCACAGGTATGTGCTCTCTTCCCACAGACCCTGACCAAGGGAGGAGTGACTTACCGGGATGAGCCGTGGCACAAGGAGTGTTTTGTCTGCACAGGCTGCAAGACCCCCCTGGCCGGGCAGCAGTTCACCTCCCAGGATGACAACCCGTACTGCATCAAGTGCTTTGGGAACCTCTATGCCAAGAAGTGCAGCGCCTGCACAAAGCCCATCACAGGTGAACAGAACGGCCCTGGTCATGGGGTGCTTCTGCAGAGCAGGGCATGACCCCCCTGCCCTGTTTCCAGGCATGCAGTGACTTCTCTGGGTGAAGCTGCCCTCTTGAGTGCACGTGTGACCCAGGCCCATATGATGCTCATACACATCTCCACCCTGCAGGCTTGCTCTAGGGCCTACAGGCACTTCAGGCCTCTTGGGGACAAATGCTGGCGAGTGCAAGGTGCCCTCATGCACGTCCCCCACAGAAAAAACTGCAGCTGCTTTCCCGGAAGCCCCATGAGAGTGGATCTCTTTGTTGCAGTGGTCCTAGGGCCGCTTGTGTCCCTTTATCTGCATCTTTCAAAGTGGTGAACTGTGCCCAGTTGGAGGAATTCCCTCTGCCCAGGGGCAGAGGCTCCCAAAATGAACCCTCACAGCATGATCTCGTGTGTCTAGCTTGCCTTGTTTGAGGCTGGTAGCCACGTCCTGCGGAACGATTGCTTACAGACAGGGAAAGCCAGAGA
The Opisthocomus hoazin isolate bOpiHoa1 chromosome 17, bOpiHoa1.hap1, whole genome shotgun sequence DNA segment above includes these coding regions:
- the FHL3 gene encoding four and a half LIM domains protein 3 isoform X3 — translated: MTECFDCDNCKESLYGRKYIQMDKGPYCIPCYDAHFANTCDECKELIGHDCRELYYEDRHYHEHCFRCFRCDRSLADEPFTCQGEELLCNDCYCSEFSSKCVACEKTVMPGSRKLEYNGQTWHEHCFICSSCQQPIGSRSFIPDKKDYYCVPCYESKFAPRCTRCKKTLTKGGVTYRDEPWHKECFVCTGCKTPLAGQQFTSQDDNPYCIKCFGNLYAKKCSACTKPITGFGGGKYVSFEDRHWHHNCFNCARCNTSLVGKGFIPDNDEILCRDCSSDL
- the FHL3 gene encoding four and a half LIM domains protein 3 isoform X2; this encodes MQGEGGPQTGTMTECFDCDNCKESLYGRKYIQMDKGPYCIPCYDAHFANTCDECKELIGHDCRELYYEDRHYHEHCFRCFRCDRSLADEPFTCQGEELLCNDCYCSEFSSKCVACEKTVMPGSRKLEYNGQTWHEHCFICSSCQQPIGSRSFIPDKKDYYCVPCYESKFAPRCTRCKKTLTKGGVTYRDEPWHKECFVCTGCKTPLAGQQFTSQDDNPYCIKCFGNLYAKKCSACTKPITGFGGGKYVSFEDRHWHHNCFNCARCNTSLVGKGFIPDNDEILCRDCSSDL
- the FHL3 gene encoding four and a half LIM domains protein 3 isoform X1, coding for MQAGEGGPQTGTMTECFDCDNCKESLYGRKYIQMDKGPYCIPCYDAHFANTCDECKELIGHDCRELYYEDRHYHEHCFRCFRCDRSLADEPFTCQGEELLCNDCYCSEFSSKCVACEKTVMPGSRKLEYNGQTWHEHCFICSSCQQPIGSRSFIPDKKDYYCVPCYESKFAPRCTRCKKTLTKGGVTYRDEPWHKECFVCTGCKTPLAGQQFTSQDDNPYCIKCFGNLYAKKCSACTKPITGFGGGKYVSFEDRHWHHNCFNCARCNTSLVGKGFIPDNDEILCRDCSSDL